A DNA window from Aythya fuligula isolate bAytFul2 chromosome 4, bAytFul2.pri, whole genome shotgun sequence contains the following coding sequences:
- the CD8B gene encoding T-cell surface glycoprotein CD8 beta chain, which produces MARLWLCLWLCLQLPGFCTNLHLTQTPDHILAQTNSSTDILCQTRREHTGVYWYRWSPERQQFEFLLFSNSLGKSTYGSNVSKEKFSVRGSSSQSYSLHIGQLHASDTGMYYCSISQSSELILGSGTRLGVVDVLPLPSTSRPAPLTRRPSRCKPKSKAAGSKGACSPLVWVPLAAGALILLLSVVPTALRFHRLRRRLWRRIHRQ; this is translated from the exons ATGGCACGGCTGTGGCTCTGCctctggctctgcctgcagctcccag GTTTCTGCACCAATCTACATTTGACCCAGACTCCAGACCATATTTTAGCCCAAACTAACAGCAGCACGGACATCCTCTGCCAGACGAGGAGGGAGCACACCGGGGTGTACTGGTACCGCTGGAGCCCGGAGCGGCAGCAGTTCGAGTTCCTGCTCTTCTCCAACTCGCTGGGCAAAAGCACCTACGGCAGCAACGTCAGCAAGGAGAAGTTCAGCGTCCGTGGGTCGAGCTCCCAGTCCTACAGCCTGCACATCGGCCAGCTGCATGCCTCAGACACCGGCATGTATTACTGCTCCATCTCCCAGTCCTCCGAGCTCATCCTGGGCAGTGGCACCAGGCTCGGCGTGG TTGATGTTTTGCCCCTGCCTTCCACGTCCAGGCCGGCCCCGCTCACCAGGAGACCCTCCCGGTGCAAACCCAAAAGCAAAGCCGCAGGCAGCAAAG gtgcctgcagccccctcgTCTGGGTCCCGCTGGCCGCCGGCGCCCTGATCCTGCTGCTGAGCGTGGTGCCCACCGCCCTCCGCTTCCACC gGCTGCGGAGGAGGCTGTGGCGTCGCATCCACCGGCAGTAA